The genomic region AATCGttttgggaaaattaaaattcaacccTCGAAAAGGTAATAACGATGTCATTACGGGTATTTCGAGGGAACACGGCAATTCAAGTGAAATCTGTGGATGTATTTTACCGAGCGCACGGGCAGCGGTGGCGTCGATTCATATCGGGATGAGTGATGAGCTTTGCAGGAATTAGCGGTTTTATTACATCAATCAGAATTATTTGAAAGGGACATGGCACGGTGCTGACCATTCGTGATTTATTAATTCGTTATCATTCATGGGCGGTCAAGAAATAGTGTTCAGtcgcgcatttttttttttcagtagaaTACAGTTATAGGTTTATGGTCATTAAACTTTAAAGCTCGGTAAACGACCGTTTAGAAAAAATTTGTGCAAAATCTGACGTGAATAACACGGAGTATTGAAGGggttttgtcaatttttcttaacaaaatttaatttttaatatgaaAGAGATGAAATCTGAACCATTTGAGCTCTAAAATTATTCTGatctaattattaattgcaCTTTTCACTCCAGAATATGCGACCTTTCTCCATCGCTTCCCGGATAGGGAAACCATTGAACAGAAACTATCCCCTCTCCGCTTTACCGCTAAACAGTCTACGTGATGTGGATACAGTCCCTTATAATTATTGCCTGTTGTCGctcaattttctttcttcagttttttatccttttagactgataataaattactattattatcaaataaatattcatcagcAACAGCTGATGCTCAATACAAACAAAGCATCGAATAAGAAGTTTTGttaagattgaaaaaaaatatatgagtcagaaaaaattgaaaatttcgtatttacaaaaataatgcTTTTACTTGAAAGTGAAAACAAAAGGATTATCTGGAACAATTCAAAATTAGGAAGGGATCCCGGATTTTAGTctcaattatgaaataattattccgtAAAAGTTTTCCACGTAGAACATGAGCCAAAGAGACAATGCCCCTACTCGAACACAATGAGCGGAAAATGGAAGAACATTATATCGAGCGTCAAAATCGAAAGGCTTATTTGAGGCAGCTTTAACTTAACTTTCCCCAACTAAGTTGTTGCATGAGATTAACTTATCTCCCGACcaattttccgtaatttttattacgttATTTTTCTACAAGCACATGATCAGAGAAAACAATTCTGTGACTTTGCATTTTGTAAACATTGATTATGAATTCACTGACCCACATACTTCACTACTCTGCGTGCTCCATTTTCCATCTAAAATTACCAGAatataatttgataaattatctcATTGTATCGCGGGGAATTACTCTCCTACGAGTCCAGAAGCGAACCGAAGAAGAATAAAATATGTTTCTCATTTGGTCACGCTTAGAGagtgtgacattttttttttattgcaacgGCTTTTTTTTATGACCGTCCGCATGAATTAGGGAAATTTAAATGCGCATGGCGTACTCTTTTATTCCCTCATCGTCGAGAAATAGAGGTACAAATAcgttgatgagaaaaaaagtatttaaaCGCTAGagtgaaaatgaattattctaTTGCGAATAAACTGGGATAAGTACCTAGTATTAATAATGAGTAAAATAGTTATCGACTTTTGCAGTATAAcgtaaaataaaaagtgaTATATGCGATACAatatatcatttttcattatatttttccctGGTACATCAAATTAACGCGGCAGGTATATAATCAGTAATCTGTTTCATTAGTTATCATTAATGTttgtcaaataattttcagtggcAATTGATACTACTCACCCTCACATGCCTCTCTCCCGTTCGATCCTCCGACGAGGATCTGCTGGATCGAGCAGCTGCACAATTGACCAGGCTCTCAGCATTCAGAAGAACGAAAGAGCCTCCAATACTCCCCACCGACGATCCAGGGCTCATTGATATATCAGCAAATGAACAAGTTCCAGAGGACAATCAGAACCTCTTCATGAATTCCAATGCCATGAAGAGAATTGATGAGCTGGCCCAAGCTGCTTACAATCTCTACAAGGACCCCAATTATGATGCCATGATGCAGAGGATAAAGAGATCGGGTAGTGGAGATTTTGTTTCGGGAATCGCCAATAAAGTAGTTGGTGGTGTAGTTGGAGCTGTTGGGGGACTGTCCAGTGGACTGTCTGGTGGATCTAGTGGTCCTCAGGCTCATGACTCTTATGGTGCACCTGTTGAACCGGTAACCGAATTATTATCGGATTTCACACAAAAAAACTTGGAATATTTTATCGGAAACTAATTATGCGACTCGGCTTCGTCTTAACAGAGCGAtaggaaattaaattattaaaagagTTGTTGATCGTtttcaagaataaaaaaaagacaagAGAATTCCCTCAAGTTCGttcgaaatttcgaaaaatttcgagattccACGCGCGCTTaataaaaattcggaaaaatcaatatttaaaaCTAAATTGCTCAATTGGagcaagaaatatttttagaaaatacaAAAAGCACAGTCAAGCGCCACGATTTCCAAACTAAATGGCTTATAAACCCAATTTCACTTTCGTATATCCATTTGTCAATTCTCCCGCATTCAACGATAATGGcagaataataatttccaaGTAATAAAACAGatcacataatttttcaatatcattATCAATATCTCCCCTTTATTCTACGCACGACCagttaaaaaatcgaaatcatCAAGTCAAGTTGCATTTCCTGAGGCGTGAAACTCTTAAAAATGTTGAGCATGGAACGTTATTGATAAGGAAGAATCATATATCCCGCTCACGAACTGAATGTGTGAACACAGGAGAATATACGGGACTGCTTGCCGCAATAGTGATCTATTATTTCTCCTTCAAAATACTTCCGAATAAAAGATATTTATCTTGCCTCACACTATTCCTCTGGGGCGGTTTATTATATCAAGGGCAATCCTTTTCTTCACCTCCATTGATGCTTTATCCATTCACTTTACTGGAATATTTCCCATGAATGAATTTCGTACTAGCGTCTTTGTCCATGTTTTCTTTTTGAGAAAAGAATTTTGAAAGACGAGACAAAATAACAAACGAAATTTCATTGTCGAGATATCAccgttaacattttttttactaaaaaaaatatcttatctTATTTTACTAACAAAATATATCTtactaaaataataaaaaaaaatttctttctggagaaataccgagaaaataattgcaagcagcaaatttgaaaatcaatatCAATTTCTGGAACGAATTCATAAATGATCAATTGTTCCTAGcaagaaatgaaatttaaaaatattcattggaATAGTAACAAATTgttttatgatatttttttccatttatctGTTGACAGTATGGACCCAAGCAATTCAGCAtttttgactttaaaaaagcTATTCTAAATACTGTCCTCCAAGCACTGAAAGCGCTTGCTGGTGGTGCATTAGCACTCAAGGGACAGCTGATTAAAGGTGGAGGTTTCGTTGTACAAACCAAAGGGCGCGTTATCTCATCTGCGGGTGAAGCAATATCCTCCCTCGGTTCGAAGATAGCTAGCAGCGCTGTAATTAGTGCACCAAAACCAGTGTACGGTGCGCCAGGATATTCGTACGATGCTCAACACACACAAGGTTCGATTGGACTTCCGTAATTACTCAAACTGTTAGTGGAagcaaattttattgatttcccTTTATAGATGTTTCGTACGATGGACCACCGCCGAGTCCAGATGCAACTTACGCAGATCACATCTATCACGGCCCTTATGGGAGTCCCTCATCCGGTATGTGAGcccatttaataataatagattgtaagaaaattcatttaaaatccGTCCAAATctattttgacatttttccgCATGTTCATTTCCTGCAAATTTCCAGCTCGAACCCCGTCACACACAAACAACAAAAATATCTCAGATTTGATCAAAATTTCTATTCAATGGGATGATTCATATGTCAACAGAAATCATAGACTTTTCCCTTCACAATGACTTCAGGCAGAGTtcattgatgaatttatttctcaacaataattttttttaattacaagctCACCCTCCATTACTTTCACCAGTCGCTACTGTAAGAGAGGAGAGTCCTCGACATAAGTAATATTCTTTATTAACCCCAATATTAATTAGAAAGGTGTCTGCCACAATGTTGACATTTTCTTATCCatctcaattaaaaatcattgttttGTGGAGGTATGAGTGACGGGGTATCGAGTCgaaatgcaaaaaatattgatgattcAAGATTTCCACGCTTTCAACTCATCACTACTTTGTTAATAATTCTGAGCACGagataacaattaaaaaaaaatcgaacttctTGAAATTATTCTCTTCTGTAAATGAGTTCAGATGAATTGAGTCAAATGCTCAATTCCAGTGCACTTTCTTACTGAATGACTGACGCAATGAAAGCGTGGATGTTTGTTTAGTCGACTCCAagaatatttctttaattaCATTCTTTTCTCCAATCTCTTTATCcgccaaataaaaaatcgggCAATTACTGAgcactttttaattttaagcGACATTTCCCATTGATAATATTAACAAGAGATGGCGTTATCTAGAGGGTatgggaaaaaattctggataCTCATTTCCGTTCCGTCGACTAACTTCCGCAACAAGAATAATTAACTTTAGCGTTTAATTAAGACTCTCGCTCTCCACCATGCTTACACAAATACACGCTAGAAATAAATCGTGTTAATTCCGTAAATAACTTCATAAATTAACACGTACTGGACTTATAGGCTCACCACAATTATTCCCTCATAATCACTTGGTCAATAGTTCTGAATATCCTCCATCTTcccatttaataaattcaagcCAATAATTAGGGAATAATTGATTGGTTGAACCATAATAGCCAGTCTTTATCTATCCTCcctattcattaaaatttcatttctttctgCAGAATATACACCtgacagagaaaaataataattgagtaTTTTTCCGTAGCAGCTGCCTTCTTCGCATTTCCTCTTTTCTCTACTCCCTTTCACTATAAACTCCTTTCCTCGTAAGAGCGGAAAACCTTTCTTCTCCATTTTCTTAGTTTTCGTCACTCTATCCTTCTTCCTGGCATCCTTTCTCTGCCACTAAACTCCCCCGCATTAAATTTCAACAAAACAAGTGGCGATGGCTGATGAAATGGTACTGAAAGCCCGACTttaaaagttgaaaatttttaaaaaccttctgaataaattaaaaccgCGGTTATTGCTTTCGCCTTAGTCTTAAAACTCGGTCAGAAGcacttcgaaaaatttctttgaaagAACCATTAAATTCAGCATAATTTTTCGTGCGGATGGATAGGGGTCAAGAATACCTACATTTGAGAGAAACATATAATTCAACCCCatggattaattatcaaaaaattcaccaCAAGGACAACTTCACCACAAATATACGCGCACACATACGTATGGACATGCtctaaaaattgcattttcgGACTGTTTGATTTAAAATGGGTTAATATAatacaaaaatttcgaaacTGTAATTACCACGGTTACAGTACTTACACGTGGAAACAAAAGTCACCGTCCGTAACTGGACTGGATCAGATCCGTTTCAAACCTCTAAAAAGCCCACAAGACCTAGCAACTGATGAACTAAACCACAAACTACTCCTGAACAATAATAACATTAATAACAAACCCGCAAGAACTAAAAACTTCGAAAGGTAATGACTAACAAATGTCGActggactgactgacgaactTTACAGACAACCCAGCCGAGGAGCCCGGTCTGCTAATAGTGAAAGATGCCAAGCCCGGAGAGCCCCCTCACCCCGAGGATCACCGCCACAACTCTATTCACGAGAGCAACCACCCTCCCATCCAAGAAGACCACCACAACCACATTCACATCGAGGCCCACCCGCCAGACTCATCACAGACCGTGGGAACCTTGGAGGAGAGCTTTGGAGGGCCACCCAAGGGTCCAACCGTCACGAAATTCACTGGAGTAGTAACTGGGACATTTGAACCCATTCAGCCTCATCAAACGGGTCATCAAACTAATGGCAATGACCATTATTACGTTGAACATAAGCAACAGAGTATTCAGGTACCTCAGCCTGATGCATCACAGCCATTGACTCCAACAGCCCCATCAGACTATGAAGGACACAATCAAGGACCCCAGCAAGATCTCAATCAGCAGAATAATCAACAGGCATTCCAAGCAATTCAGGCGCTCATTAATCCGCACTTGGGAATTACCCACGATCAACCTTTGAATTATCAGAATCAACAGCATAACGTACAACAGTCCAGTTATAATACTCAGGGATACGTTGGGAATTATCCGGATCCGAGGCATTACGGTTTTAATGGCCAAGCAGATCCCCTCAAAGCCCCCGTTTTCGAGCACCAGAACACCCTGGATTCTGTTAACTTCGGAGTTCTTGGAGTACCTAGTGTCTACGGAGTGCCCATGCATACAATGGATCTCGCTGGACCCTATGGGGTCTGGAAGAGAAACGGAATCTACAGGATGAAGAAGGGAACCTACTGGAGGTACCGTGCCAGCGATCCAAAGATCCACAGGATATAGACTGATTTGTGATTTTATTCGTGCGATCATGATATTTCTAGCGCTTTCGTGTTCTTTGTTGTGTGGAGCAaccagggattttttttactttgtaaatatatgtatatttcgAGTTGTTTTCTAATttgtcttttttatttttggtgtTTCGTGGTCTTAGGGAGTGGGGCAATGAAGCGGAGGGCGTCAAGGGGAAGAACACAATTGATTTAATTGGAGGGTTTTTATTACTGAGATTTAGTTAGTGTAAAATAAACCTTCGTACCTAAAAAAGTAGAACTTCGAACGTTCAAGTAATTTCACTTGGACATCCTCACCAGATCTACACAAGAATCAATTTTCCAGCAGGAGAAAGGACGAAAAAATGCATTAAGCATTTCGTGTTTACCCGTAAATCTTCGAGTGTCATACTGAGAACGTCCGCACTTTAATGcacttttaatttatttttatcacttgGAAAGAACTCCGACCGTGCACCTGACAGTCAATTAATTCGATCAAAAGCTGGGAAGGATAACGAAAGAATGGCGAATTTCAGTGAGGGAAAAGTCACCGCAGTTTAATTTCAACTTTTCCAGAATGAATTGTCCATTGGTAGAAGGGAACAATAGTAGTAAGATTTCTCTATAGCAaccgtatttttcgtttatctCAAATAGGTCATATAAAAAATAGGTGGGTTCAACTCACTCATTTTCGATTGCACTATATATTGTAATATGATCTAAAATTTTCGCTCCGCAATTCGACAAAATGGAGGAGATgtctttttaaaattattcgctCATCAAAATTTGTCGTAgcaccggaaaaaaaatttcttgtcCTCATTAGGTGGAAACTTCAGTTGTAATTACGAACTCGATGTTTAATGGTATTCATGCATGTACCTCGCGTTTTTATTctacactaaaaaaaaaaatggttcagACGTACGTCTTTGCCTAAAGAAATTCGTGGTATGAAGCCTGTCATAAGCAGTAAGAAAGAAAAAACGTTCGCTAAGAAATTGAATTCTTACTTATCCTAAAAATGCGGACCATTCCTTGCTAACAAGAATGCAATTGCGCatagcaaaaaaaatgtacagaaatatttaatagtttttttaGCCTTGAGTAAATTGCACTCATCTCCCGGACGCTAAACTAAAGAAAAGGTAATTTGTTGCTATAACTGATTCATCAAATGATgtctttgataaatttttaccgaaaaGCTTTGTTCCTCCAAATGCCCAGTTTCCCTCaatgaaaaacatttcaatAATCAAAATGCACACGTGACTGCGTTCCCCCGATTTTTTCAATAGAGCGCGAAGAGAACGACCACGTATGGTGCATATTCAAATCAGACAACGCGCAATGCAGCACACAAtatcaaaaatcaaaaaattaacaaaatattacTCCTCGACTCCCCTGGTATTATTTGTTTCAGTTATCCACACCTACACGTACTATCCATACCGATACAATCACAGATATCGACCCCACCCACACTACAAGTACTTTGGGTAAAATTCTCACACCGCAAGGAAACCCAATATATTCGACGATGGTTGGAGCTGTACCATTAATTAAGAGGAAAATTTGGTTCGACATGCTCCGAGGAATACTGAGCCCAGTAACAAGTGGAACGTGTCTTAAAGAGAGTGATGCTGTCTCGATGCTAGCTCAGACTTCAAAAACTTTTCAACTTCACTCAAAGTATAAGTGACGAGTTGCTTTGTAAGTGCTCAGTGAATTTCAATGGACTAAGTGCTCTTCCATTAGCCACTTGGAATATTCCGAGTTTATAAACAGTTTAATAGTAATGCTATTTATTAGAGATGTTGTCTCGTACTGTACTGTCTTCCTAAGGGGTATTATTTTTGGCCATAGATATTGCTGTTAATAATTAGGAGACTTGTACGAATGTGGGAGGTCAACAATCATATATGTAAATGTCTTTTGAGTGTGAAAGGGTTTGTATATGATTTCCAAGTATTTACTTTAATGTTTGTTGAGGAATTTTCAGTTTCTCCTCCATTCTCGTTATTGAAATAATGCACAGAAAAATGCTAAATATGATGAGAAAGATTAATTTTCGATGATATCTACGCATTTATTGATTTAACGATGTCATTTGGATGTAAATACTAATGGTCTGCCGCTTCATATTACTCCGGCATTTACCGTGAATAAGAAAACCTGCAATCCTTAGTAGTTCCAAAGATGCATAGAAGGAAATAAAATGTACGAAAGAAtggaattcaaattttttcccattATTTAGAGCTTATATTAGTTTCGTCGTTGCTATCCACCCAAGCTCATTATAGCCGAAAATAATTAGGtaatccatgaaaaaaaagtattccaCAGATTAACGATGAAATGTATCTTGGGTGAGAACCACTGAATACTACAGAGAagagtaattttcaaaaataattacacatttatttatttaaagattTCAATTGGATATAAATGCTAACAATGTACAGCATCACATTACTCCTTTTACCatgaataatcaaaaatttgtAAAGATCATTTGTAGGTGAGGTTTCACTGTAGTGATTAACATTCCTATTGAATTGCATTGATCGAGAAATAAAAGTCATATGTTGATTAATTCCAAAGATAGATACAGAGATAAATATTtggcctgaaaaaaaaattaattctttaatTCGAATGATCCTAACTACCCTCTCGTTCCTGAGTAGTTCTCATGATCTTATATAACTCCTCCCCTCATCTAGATTGGAAAAACATTCAATCGCATCTTTCTCTGAGTAGTGCAATCAGCGCccgaataaaagaaaataatactcTCTTcaatctgtaatttttttacacgaTTTATGGGCAGAACTTCCCAATGAAAACACAATTCACTCCATTTGGAAGATAAACACCTGAGGACACATTGTAGAAAATTGtcgatgtattttttttatcatttatcacatttttttcattttagtcACTCATTACTCCATTTTTTTGGAAACGAAAATTTACTTGCAATAAATGAATCATATCAATTAAgtctaaaaaagaaaaaaaaactattgattCAGTGAATTGAGACGTCTCtggggaaattaatttcctcGAGTGATAAATCgatcctccctcccccctgatGAATAATGAATGGCTAAAGAATTTCATCTGTCTTGAATGATTTTCGCAGGTAAAAGAACAAACCTAATTATTACAACTTCCCCAAAATAACTAGAtctgttaataattaattctcaatAAAATTGACGAAACTTGTAAAAATATGTATTACCAATTCTCTTGGAGCCCAAATTAAATCCACTCAATCGAATTAGTTTTTACAATTACCCTCAAGACCAGAGTGGTACTAAACGATCCTCACGATAATTGATCTAAATTTTCCTGAAgcttcgaatgaaaaaaaaatcaattgaatgcCTACTAAAACTATTTTCccctcaattaaattattaagttCGCAAACTCGCTGACCTTGATGTAATTTTACGGTTTCAATCGCGATAAATTATACTGTTGCAACCTTTCAATGCCCCCTTATTACCCAAACTCCCTGTGATAAACTCAACTGAGAACTAAAATTTTTACGAAACAGTCTAAATATCATTGGTGATAATCCCTCTTGGCGAAataaggtgaaaaaaaatcataaatttgtgGATAAATCTTGAGTATTGAAGAGACACCTTGATACAAGATTCCATAACACTCGAATAAACGAATGACGCAACAATTAAAAGGCTAAAACCTGTGCTGGATTGGCACAATCACCAATAGTCATTCTGTACATTGCCATTTCGGTTATTCCGTGGTAATGGACGAAGGCAGCGGCTATCACTAGCACATGGAATATTTGGTGACTCTggaactaaaaaaattcaccttgTCAACaaaatctaaataaaaaagttattaaattaattcaacttATTAAGTGGAGAAGAATATTATCCTTTCTCAAGCTTTTCCTCGGATTCAGAAGTAATACTGAAAAACCTGAGgacaaagaataaaaattcttctagTTCTTTAGTTTTGTCTTACCCAAATATCAAATTTTCCGGGGAAAAATCGTTCTGGAACTCTAAGTGCATAGAACAAGGCTCCTAACACATAGAGACAGCCCATGAGGATGAGCCAACCGAGAGAGGCTTGACTGATTGCCTTGAACCAGCCCTCAGCAATAGCATAGTGTACTGCTGGTATCACctaaggaaaaataaaaatttcattaaatcttACCTCATCACCAGCAATATGCATGGTGAGGcaaaaaactggaaaaataataataaataatagttTTTCCTCTACTACTAATCGTCATCTTCCAAGATCACTTTACAAAATGATATAAAATTATGCTTTCATCTAAAAACATCATCATTAACATTCTTTGATTCTCTTCTATTTGTCGCTAGTTTGTGAGGTATGTTctagttatatttttttctcaccccaCTGAGGCCAAAGCCCATGAAGACACCAGCTCTTAATGGTCGATAACTGGGCTCGCCAAATCTCTCCCAGAGTGATACAACAATGCTCGTAATACCAAGTGCCACGACAACAGACAAGTAAATGAGTTTGGGTTGATAATCGCAGTAGAAACCGTAATACAACCAGGGTACGAAGCTACCCATTATGAGCATAGCAATACCGCAGTAATCgagctttgaaaataattttccaacacaCTCACTGTGACAGTGAACAGTGTGAAAGGCGAAGGACATGCCAAGGCATATTATTGCACCAGCAAAAAATGTTGCAAATACAAGCTTCTCCTCGAATTGAATCTCCATGGGCGGTCGTGTTAGGAAGAATAtggctattcctatgaaagcTACACAACCTGAAATAGTAACAATTCATTCATCATCCCACGTTTAATTATTGATTCTACTGAGGAGGCATTGAACATGGCAACAGCGAAAAGCAGCTTGTGATCTAGATAAAGCaaactttaaaaaatcgaaacatAAATTAAAGTTCCAATAGTATTAGTTGAAAACTTATTCTATTGAAACCTCGACGATTTGTTAAGGTAATTTATGGTTGAAAACAAATGGTCATGATTCTCACCCAATAAATGAGTCCAGATGTTGCCAGTCTCTGTGTGAATACGGAAGATACTTTTGAAACAAGCGTAGAAGGACGGCAATGGTGGACGATGTCCAGCATGTAGAAAATCATTGTCTTGCAGCCACCTCGgtaaattacgaaaatgacaCTGCTTCCACGACGCTTCCCATACCTGTAACCAGTACTTTCAGTACATTAGACAAATCCGGACAATATTTCGTGAGTTGAGGTAGGCGCAATATGATTCTAATCGCTTGGTTAAATAGTTCTACTTAGAGACACGTCTACGGTGAAAATGATATGTAAAAATCCAATGATTTGTGACATGTATCTCTCtcatgaataatgaaaatcaatattcATCACCTGGAGGAGAGTTCCTACAAAGGCAAATTTCTTCATCAAAAATATGGTCACCCTTGATATAAAcctagtttatttttttagaatgtAAATTACTAATTGTGATCGATCGTAAAATTGTTGACGTACCTTTCGAACAAATTCTTCAGCTTGTTCTGCAGCATTATGAGCTAGAGCTCCAAGATCAATTTCATCGCTGAGTACTCCTGCTTTCAGAACTTCTGTCATCTaagaaaaaatagataaataaaaaatcctcacCTTTACTCCCTGATAACAAAATCTCAATGTAGGAATAATTTCTAATGTATTGGAATCGATGAATACTTCACAATCGAGGAGATGATCGTCCTCGGGGGTGGATGGAAGAGGACACCCAACGCCATCCTCCTCCTCAGCCAAGCAGCTGGCATCATCATCTTCCAGTAACTCTTTAACCTCATGAAAACCTGGTATGTCACTGTTCAAGGAAACACGATCGCTCCATGGGATACGGTGTCTGAGACCCAACTCATCGATTCCTGGGCTCAGTGATTCAATTTTCTCCTCCATTA from Diachasmimorpha longicaudata isolate KC_UGA_2023 chromosome 1, iyDiaLong2, whole genome shotgun sequence harbors:
- the LOC135160919 gene encoding uncharacterized protein LOC135160919; this translates as MKWQLILLTLTCLSPVRSSDEDLLDRAAAQLTRLSAFRRTKEPPILPTDDPGLIDISANEQVPEDNQNLFMNSNAMKRIDELAQAAYNLYKDPNYDAMMQRIKRSGSGDFVSGIANKVVGGVVGAVGGLSSGLSGGSSGPQAHDSYGAPVEPYGPKQFSIFDFKKAILNTVLQALKALAGGALALKGQLIKGGGFVVQTKGRVISSAGEAISSLGSKIASSAVISAPKPVYGAPGYSYDAQHTQDVSYDGPPPSPDATYADHIYHGPYGSPSSDNPAEEPGLLIVKDAKPGEPPHPEDHRHNSIHESNHPPIQEDHHNHIHIEAHPPDSSQTVGTLEESFGGPPKGPTVTKFTGVVTGTFEPIQPHQTGHQTNGNDHYYVEHKQQSIQVPQPDASQPLTPTAPSDYEGHNQGPQQDLNQQNNQQAFQAIQALINPHLGITHDQPLNYQNQQHNVQQSSYNTQGYVGNYPDPRHYGFNGQADPLKAPVFEHQNTLDSVNFGVLGVPSVYGVPMHTMDLAGPYGVWKRNGIYRMKKGTYWRYRASDPKIHRI
- the LOC135162274 gene encoding adiponectin receptor protein isoform X1, whose product is MLNVEDVIMEEKIESLSPGIDELGLRHRIPWSDRVSLNSDIPGFHEVKELLEDDDASCLAEEEDGVGCPLPSTPEDDHLLDCEMTEVLKAGVLSDEIDLGALAHNAAEQAEEFVRKYWLQVWEASWKQCHFRNLPRWLQDNDFLHAGHRPPLPSFYACFKSIFRIHTETGNIWTHLLGCVAFIGIAIFFLTRPPMEIQFEEKLVFATFFAGAIICLGMSFAFHTVHCHSECVGKLFSKLDYCGIAMLIMGSFVPWLYYGFYCDYQPKLIYLSVVVALGITSIVVSLWERFGEPSYRPLRAGVFMGFGLSGVIPAVHYAIAEGWFKAISQASLGWLILMGCLYVLGALFYALRVPERFFPGKFDIWFQSHQIFHVLVIAAAFVHYHGITEMAMYRMTIGDCANPAQVLAF
- the LOC135162274 gene encoding adiponectin receptor protein isoform X2, producing MLNVEDVIMEEKIESLSPGIDELGLRHRIPWSDRVSLNSDIPGFHEVKELLEDDDASCLAEEEDGVGCPLPSTPEDDHLLDCEMTEVLKAGVLSDEIDLGALAHNAAEQAEEFVRKVWEASWKQCHFRNLPRWLQDNDFLHAGHRPPLPSFYACFKSIFRIHTETGNIWTHLLGCVAFIGIAIFFLTRPPMEIQFEEKLVFATFFAGAIICLGMSFAFHTVHCHSECVGKLFSKLDYCGIAMLIMGSFVPWLYYGFYCDYQPKLIYLSVVVALGITSIVVSLWERFGEPSYRPLRAGVFMGFGLSGVIPAVHYAIAEGWFKAISQASLGWLILMGCLYVLGALFYALRVPERFFPGKFDIWFQSHQIFHVLVIAAAFVHYHGITEMAMYRMTIGDCANPAQVLAF